ATCCGAAAGGGTGAGCAGCGAAGGCATCAGGGCGTCGTCGGGGCCGACCGGCAGCGCCACCAGCGTGCCATCGGCCTGGGGCACCCGCACGGCCTCGCCCTGCCCGCCGCCGATGTCGGCACCGCCCCACCATCCGCCGTGCAGGCACGAGGTGTGCAGCCCGCTCTGGCAGAAGATGCAAGTGCCATCCGACCACGCGAAGGGCGCGACCACTAGCTGGCCCGGCTTTACGGTGCGCACGTCGCGGCCCACCGCCTCGACAACGCCGATAAACTCGTGGCCCATCTGGGCACCCTGCTCGCTGCGCTCCATGTTCTTGTAGGGCCACAGGTCGCTGCCGCAGATGCAGGCGCGGGTGATCCGCACCAGCGCGTCGGTCGGCGCAGTGATAGACACATCGGCTACATGGGCGATGCGCACGTCGCCAGCGCCATACATAACGGTTGCTCGCATGAGAATGGTTCCTTTTTGATAGAAGTGTTGCTTGATTGGTATCGGGCGCTCTAGCGCCGCTGCGGCCCTGTCTTGATGATGGTGGGGGCGCAGCGGTCGAAGATTTGGCTCGTCTTGAGGCTGACTGCGCCGCTCGACCTCTAGAATCTTTCCCTCGACCTCTAGAACCTTCCCCTCGACCTCTAGAATCTGCGCGACTATTGCGCGGATGGCTGGGGAAGAAGAACAGCGCCACGCTCCAGCGCGATCACGAGCGCGGCATGATCTGCAGCGTGGTGGCGCGCACGGCGGGTGTCGTCATCGCATCGATGTATTGCGGGCCATAGCGGCGATACTTGCCGCGGTAGGCCTCATCGACCAGATCGTTGATCTGCGGGTCGGACACTTCCACAAAGGTCGCCGCATGCTGCTGGCCGCCCGCCCAGATCTTGCCCTGGTGGCGCACTTTCGCGCCGCGAAACCACGCCGCGCCCTCGCCCTTGTACGAGCGCACATACAGCCCATCCTTGGCGCGCACCACCCAGATAATCACCGGCTTGCGCAGCGT
This portion of the Chloroflexia bacterium SDU3-3 genome encodes:
- a CDS encoding DUF2255 family protein, whose translation is MGSQWTLDDLQQIGAAVEIEIAGERGDGTLRKPVIIWVVRAKDGLYVRSYKGEGAAWFRGAKVRHQGKIWAGGQQHAATFVEVSDPQINDLVDEAYRGKYRRYGPQYIDAMTTPAVRATTLQIMPRS